One window of Arthrobacter oryzae genomic DNA carries:
- a CDS encoding SDR family NAD(P)-dependent oxidoreductase: MPESNIPFTVAGGVVLVTGAAMGMGRLHALRAAREGAAVVILWDVDGGGLEGVAREVTALGARAVARQVDLADRAAIAEAARECRAEGALALLINNAGIVRGALFWDHRPGPDIALTMDVNALAPMYVTLAFLPDMMADGGRPRRILNIASAAGTVSNPRMSVYAASKWAVLGWSDSLRIELEQEGYRHLRVTTFCPSYISTGMFAGARGPLLTPLMTPDDAVRRAWRAMAAGRPLLIAPATANLGKVLRGILPVRAWDFIGGRIFRIYAGMERFTGRAENPVTKRQAGKQ; the protein is encoded by the coding sequence ATGCCCGAGTCGAACATTCCCTTCACCGTTGCAGGGGGCGTGGTTCTTGTGACCGGCGCGGCCATGGGCATGGGCCGGCTGCACGCCCTACGCGCCGCCCGGGAGGGCGCCGCAGTGGTGATCCTGTGGGATGTGGACGGCGGCGGACTGGAGGGCGTTGCGCGCGAAGTCACTGCGCTCGGCGCCCGTGCCGTTGCCCGCCAGGTGGATCTTGCGGACCGGGCAGCCATCGCCGAGGCCGCGCGGGAGTGCAGAGCGGAAGGCGCACTCGCGCTCCTTATTAACAATGCGGGAATCGTGCGCGGCGCCCTGTTTTGGGACCACCGGCCAGGACCTGACATCGCATTGACCATGGACGTCAACGCGTTGGCGCCGATGTATGTCACCCTGGCGTTCCTTCCGGACATGATGGCCGACGGCGGGCGTCCCCGCCGCATCCTGAACATCGCCTCTGCGGCCGGCACAGTGTCAAACCCGAGGATGAGTGTTTACGCGGCATCCAAATGGGCCGTGCTGGGCTGGAGCGACTCCCTGCGGATCGAACTGGAGCAGGAGGGCTACCGGCATCTCCGGGTCACAACGTTCTGCCCGAGCTACATTTCCACCGGGATGTTCGCCGGTGCCCGCGGCCCGTTGCTCACTCCCCTCATGACTCCCGATGACGCCGTCCGGCGGGCCTGGCGGGCGATGGCGGCGGGCCGCCCTCTGCTGATCGCTCCGGCGACGGCCAACCTTGGCAAAGTCCTGCGGGGAATCCTCCCGGTGCGGGCATGGGATTTCATCGGCGGACGGATTTTCCGGATCTACGCGGGCATGGAAAGATTCACCGGTCGGGCTGAAAACCCCGTAACCAAGCGACAGGCAGGCAAACAGTGA